Proteins encoded within one genomic window of Thunnus albacares chromosome 13, fThuAlb1.1, whole genome shotgun sequence:
- the LOC122995111 gene encoding protein NYNRIN-like isoform X3, with amino-acid sequence MTQRRPHTASSKTQRRDLLCKLHATIQCTPDGLFLSLPDVKAAHAFQFLKTIADCLYCWSLTDFNMASSFTVSSIQKIAQISPACATQMSAMRPVLQCHCTAAFNPPEVYKQLADVFLNTQEGLECEQCLFVGPQGCAIPIRLSDAQRKFVNDKDSFPYITVAVSPGCDPQQLESMVAQCQALRGAAQTPQTQTITHLGLELYMLSLTEHIQLPQSRFVLQQPPLPTQYGPPSELSEVPSILWAKHKNHVGFVNSAPPHEVTLKPGAKLPMVRQYNLPHKSIAGIEGVIQSLLDQGVLVQTTSPCNTPILPIPKANRPDEWRFVQDLQAINSIVVPTAPIVPDTNSILASLPSNSTHYTVIDLSSAFFSIPLHPDSQYLFAFTFKGKQYTWQRLPQGFVESPTVYAAAVKRDLDDLHFPGGSTLLQYADDLLIASPSQEACRTDSILLLQRLAECGHRASLAKLQFCRSEVTYLGHVLKNGQRLLSPERLKLLVNMPPPTTKKQMLSFLGMANYCRHWIFEYAAMDSVLRNATLQSAPPKVQWTEDMNKAFQDLKHALTLAPALGLPDYHQPFHLHVHERDGFAAGILVQKHGSHYRPVAYYSSRLTPVVLGMPGCLRAVAAVAIMIEKSSPIVLAHDCVVHVPHAVLHILNTSATQHMTAARRSGYEAIILHSPHITLKRSPPLNPATLLPLIDTDDEHDCITTIDLCTSPRPDLLQTPIPNSDLIFYTDGSASRPSDSTHLAGYAVVNDWGVVEAKALPPGTSAQAAELYALTRACILASGKVATIYTDSRYAFGAAHDFGQLWKMRGFVSSSGKPLQHHTLVNDLLDAILRPSQLAIIKCAAHTNGTDPVSRGNAMADTAAKQAALSSPSLVLQCASTQPTNPIPVPSANDVVTMQNHADDRERSLWLRKGCKVDAESGLWLHPDGRPVCPRALLHVLARVTHGPAHVGRGVMNDVIRSQWFAPGITQVSQTLVDSCMICQQTRKKNSTVKHDHLEPPSGPFVNMQIDFVHMPSSQGFKYLLVITDRFSKWVEAFATKKEDARTVVKCLLKEVIPRYGVPQGIDSDRGPAFVSKITQGLSEILGFKWQLHVPYHPQSSDQVERMNATIKDRLTKTVLATGLKWPDALPIVLYSIRSAPSATTGLSPHEVLMGRPMSTGTSPPLTPHKATLLWTDEFMTEYVKRLTEILRKYHLQVADRLPKPSEEPIHSFREGDLVLIKSLEKVSLSPRWKGPYQVLLTTRTALKVEGRAEWIHATRFGQGTGQVGPNERETGVSLIPGEGERKGFPSHDTVGAMNPVPHGQGRPLQNDPENADQEPDLGHTDKSMSPLGLYNTMAVVYI; translated from the exons ATGACACAGAGACGACCCCACACTGCAAGTAGCAAAACTCAGAGACGAG ATTTACTTTGCAAGCTACATGCCACCATTCAATGCACACCTGATGGATTGTTTTTAAGCCTACCTGATGTGAAGGCTGCTCatgcatttcagtttttgaaaactATTGctgattgtttgtattgttggtCATTGACTGATTTTAACATGGCTTCCAGTTTCACAGTATCTAGCATTCAAAAAATTGCTCAAATTTCACCAGCATGTGCAACACAGATGTCTGCCATGAGGCCTGTACTACAGTGTCACTGTACAGCAGCATTTAACCCCCCAGAGGTGTACAAACAAttagctgatgtgtttttgaatacaCAAGAGGGGTTGGAGTGtgaacaatgtttgtttgttggtccaCAGGGATGTGCAATTCCAATTCGGTTATCTGACGCACAGCGCAAATTCGTTAATGATAAAGATTCATTTCCATACATCACTGTAGCTGTCTCTCCTGGCTGTGACCCACAACAGCTTGAAAGCATGGTGGCACAGTGCCAGGCATTGAGAGGAGCTGCGCAGACTCCTCAAACTCAAACAATAACACACTTGGGCCTTGAGCTGTACATGTTATCTTTAACTGAGCACATCCAGCTACCTCAGAGTAGGTTTGTTTTGCAACAACCACCCCTCCCCACACAGTATGGGCCTCCATCAGAGCTTTCAGAGGTTCCATCTATTTTATGGGCTAAACATAAAAACCATGTGGGTTTTGTGAATTCGGCTCCACCTCACGAAGTCACACTCAAACCTGGTGCTAAACTACCAATGGTCAGGCAATACAATTTGCCACACAAGTCAATTGCTGGTATTGAAGGTGTAATTCAGTCTTTACTGGATCAAGGTGTGTTGGTTCAAACAACAAGCCCATGTAACACACCCATTTTACCCATTCCAAAAGCAAACCGCCCAGATGAATGGCGTTTTGTACAAGATTTGCAAGCTATTAATAGCATTGTAGTGCCAACAGCTCCAATTGTGCCAGACACAAATTcgattttagcttcactaccaTCCAACTCAACACACTACACAGTCATTGATTTGAGTTCAGCTTTTTTCTCAATCCCGTTGCATCCAGATAGCCAGTATCTGTTTGCATTCACATTCAAAGGAAAACAGTACACCTGGCAGCGTTTGCCTCAGGGTTTTGTCGAGAGTCCTACAGTTTACGCAGCAGCAGTGAAACGGGACTTGGATGACCTCCACTTTCCAGGGGGCTCCACTCTCCTACAGTATGCAGATGACCTCCTGATAGCTTCACCATCACAGGAAGCTTGTCGAACGGACTCCATCTTGCTCCTACAGAGACTAGCTGAGTGTGGTCATAGAGCATCACTTGCCAAACTGCAATTTTGTCGGTCTGAGGTGACATACTTGggtcatgttttgaaaaatggacAGCGCCTGTTGTCACCGGAGAGGTTGAAACTGCTGGTTAACATGCCTCCTCCCACAACCAAGAAACAAATGCTCTCGTTCTTGGGGATGGCGAATTATTGCAGACATTGGATCTTTGAGTATGCTGCTATGGACTCTGTTTTGCGAAACGCCACACTGCAATCAGCTCCTCCCAAGGTGCAGTGGACTGAGGACATGAACAAAGCTTTTCAGGACCTGAAACATGCTCTCACCTTGGCTCCGGCATTGGGGCTGCCGGACTATCATCAGCCGTTCCATCTGCATGTACATGAACGAGATGGCTTTGCTGCAGGCATTCTCGTGCAAAAACATGGGTCTCATTACCGTCCAGTTGCGTACTACTCCTCTCGACTAACCCCTGTGGTTCTTGGCATGCCAGGTTGCTTAAGAGCGGTGGCCGCCGTTGCCATCATGATTGAGAAATCTTCTCCAATTGTACTGGCTCATGACTGTGTTGTGCACGTTCCACATGCAGTACTTCACATCTTGAACACATCTGCTACCCAACACATGACAGCTGCACGTCGTTCAGGCTATGAAGCAATCATTCTTCATAGTCCACACATCACTTTAAAACGCTCACCTCCATTGAATCCAGCTACTCTCCTTCCATTGATTGACACAGATGATGAGCATGATTGCATCACAACTATTGACCTGTGTACATCCCCAAGGCCAGACTTGTTGCAGACACCAATACCCaattctgatttgattttttacaCTGATGGTTCAGCTAGCAGACCATCTGATAGCACACATCTAGCTGGCTATGCAGTAGTTAACGATTGGGGGGTAGTAGAGGCAAAAGCACTGCCTCCAGGTACCTCTGCTCAAGCAGCAGAACTGTATGCTCTAACTAGAGCGTGTATTCTTGCTTCTGGTAAGGTGGCTACTATTTACACTGACTCAAGATATGCATTTGGCGCTGCTCATGATTTTGGCCAGTTATGGAAGATGAGAGGTTTTGTGTCATCTTCTGGAAAACCACTACAGCATCACACTTTGGTTAATGACCTGTTAGATGCTATTTTGCGCCCATCTCAGCTTGCAATCATCAAATGTGCTGCTCACACGAATGGAACTGATCCTGTTTCACGAGGAAATGCAATGGCTGACACTGCAGCCAAACAAGCGGcactttcctctccctctttggTACTTCAATGTGCCTCCACACAACCTACCAATCCAATTCCAGTTCCTTCCGCTAATGATGTCGTGACAATGCAAAATCACGCTGATGACAGGGAGCGAAGTCTTTGGTTGCGTAAAGGTTGTAAAGTTGACGCGGAGTCTGGCTTGTGGCTCCACCCTGATGGTCGACCGGTTTGCCCTCGAGCTCTCCTTCATGTACTGGCACGTGTGACGCATGGTCCAGCGCATGTTGGAAGAGGGGTGATGAATGATGTTATTCGCTCACAGTGGTTTGCTCCAGGCATTACTCAAGTTTCACAAACACTTGTGGATAGTTGTATGATATGTCAACAGACCAGAAAAAAGAATAGCACAGTGAAACATGACCACTTAGAACCCCCATCAGGTCCttttgtaaatatgcaaatagatTTTGTACATATGCCAAGCTCACAAGGCTTCAAATACTTGCTAGTCATAACCGACAGGTTCTCGAAGTGGGTAGAAGCTTTTGCAACGAAAAAAGAAGATGCAAGAACAGTTGTAAAGTGTCTGCTAAAAGAGGTAATCCCTAGGTACGGAGTGCCGCAGGGAATAGATAGCGACAGAGGTCCAGCTTTTGTGTCAAAAATCACTCAGGGACTGTCAGAAATCTTAGGATTTAAGTGGCAGTTACATGTTCCTTATCATCCACAGAGTTCAGATCAAGTTGAGAGAATGAATGCAACTATCAAAGACAGATTGACCAAAACAGTCCTAGCCACAGGCCTGAAATGGCCTGATGCACTGCCGATTGTGCTGTACTCCATTCGGAGTGCACCAAGTGCAACTACAGGACTGAGTCCTCACGAGGTGCTGATGGGAAGACCAATGTCCACAGGGACAAGTCCCCCACTGACACCACACAAAGCTACTCTGCTTTGGACGGATGAGTTCATGACTGAGTATGTGAAAAGACTAACAGAGATTTTGAGAAAGTATCATTTACAGGTGGCTGACAGACTCCCCAAACCATCGGAAGAACCAATTCATTCCTTTCGAGAAGGTGACCTGGTATTAATCAAATCTCTGGAAAAAGTGTCTTTGTCTCCTAGGTGGAAAGGTCCATACCAGGTGCTGCTGACTACTAGGACGGCCCTGAAGGTCGAAGGCAGAGCAGAATGGATCCACGCCACAAGGTTCGGGCAGGGGACAGGTCAAGTCGGtccaaatgagagagagacaggagtcTCTCTGATTCCAGGCGAAGGAGAGCGGAAAGGCTTTCCTTCTCATGACACAGTCGGTGCCATGAACCCAGTGCCCCATGGACAGGGGCGCCCTTTGCAGAATGATCCAGAAAATGCAGACCAAGAGCCAGATCTTGGACATACGGACAAATCAATGAGCCCATTGGGACTCTACAACACT ATGGCGGTGGTCTACATatga